The window AGTGTGATTTACAGTCAGTTAAGAATGTTTCGTTTGCATTCagtgcaattttatttatttattttttttttattaatttatttatttagctaaCAACAAAATACCAAAGCAGTTGAGGAATGACCTTGAATTAGGTTCAAATCCATTGCATCAATCAGGATTTTTCTTGAGTGTTAGTGGCGAGGTCACTGTTGCCTCGTGAAGGTTTCGTTGTTACTGACGTATTTCCTGTACTCGTCCATGATCTGATTGGCGGTGAAGGCGCACAGCGGGAAGTGCTCGGCACACTTGTGACCCTCCTGGCCGTGCCACGCCGCCTCGTCATACTGACCGTAGACAGTGCCGTCGCTCTGCCCAGCGCCCCTGTGAGAGAGTGACAGAGATTTCAGCGTCATGCACGTACTTGGTTGGCAGAGAGGCTTTAAGCCTGGCAtgcagagacaaagagaagctTCCCTGAGGCCTTACTTGTAGGGCAGAAGGATCTGCACTTCGTCATCGGCCAGATCTCGCGGGTCTTGCTGCGCCAACTCGCACACCAGACGCAGCCCACACTGGTCCTTGTCCTCGGATGCAATCTGCAGAGGAAACAACTTAAGAGTCATCTGAGTGACATAAACTGCCTCCCCAGAGCCGTGTGGGCATTGTCCCCTTGTTATATCATTACCGTGTTCATGTCCCCCACCTTCGCGTACACGTCCTGAACCTCGGCGTCCTCGATGAAACTAACGATGCTTCTGCGCCGCCTCCTGCCGTAGTTTCCGCCGCACCAGCCACAGTTGCCGCCACAGCCGCCACAGCCACAGGTAGAACATCCATGacgacgatggtggtggtggtggtggtgtttgcctACCGCTACACCCTgagaatatcatcatcattatcataaaacaataatcataatttaatcatcatcataagatagtagtgataatagtagaagCAACTAGcgatggaggtgatggtagtggttctattttttccaggaaaattttaaaggaagaaaggacaagcagaagggaaataaaacgcTACACTCTGGCGAACTGAAATATTATTTGGTAAACATTTTGTCATATGTGGAGTCAAGAATTGTTCAGGccgaagaaatggagggagagatagacagacagacagacagacagacagacacagacagacggacggacggacagataCAAATGAACAGGCATCCAGACACCCAAACAgtcactgactgactgtgtggctgactgactgattgactgactgtccGAGTGATTTATCATCTCCGCAACAAAAGGATCGTATaacgctattttttttattcctctaagCAATCTAATGAAACAAGcgaaaaagaaattatataaaggAAACAGGTTAGGAAGTTCAGATTTTTAAGGCCAGAAAGAAATGTATCCGTATATTATAAATAAACTCGTCTGACTCTCGCCGGGAATCAAGCTTTCCACTGCTAATGACTCGTTAATCTCATAGGCGGTTTTCCTCGGTCAAAATAGAACTTACGACACTAAAGAGTCTGAACTGCTCGATCAATGATCTTACTGTTCGAAGCGTTTTGAAATTACTCAAaatctccaccaattcatctaatCAGCTTATCACGAGTCTATCAGAAGTGCTAAGCTCCACCCAATGAAAAAGACTGAAGACATTTTTCCTAACGCCTAGGGGAACAAATTGATGAAGAACATTAACGTGAATTGTagctctttatatattttctttccatattgtAAAGTGGGGCAAGAAGACAGTATGGGAATCTATTAACGTTAGAGGTGTGAGTTTACCAGTATAAAGGTATGGGTGAGAATTCCAGTTTTAATACCATTTTGTTATACGCACAGAGAATCGAGAAGTCGGTAGAGACATGCTGATAAGTAGCTCTGACTTCATCCCTACTGTTTTATGTC is drawn from Portunus trituberculatus isolate SZX2019 chromosome 44, ASM1759143v1, whole genome shotgun sequence and contains these coding sequences:
- the LOC123518525 gene encoding uncharacterized protein LOC123518525 isoform X1, coding for MRVSALLAGAWACLLVGDSLVDASPCCGLVAAAAVGGLAFAGGVAVGKHHHHHHHRRHGCSTCGCGGCGGNCGWCGGNYGRRRRRSIVSFIEDAEVQDVYAKVGDMNTIASEDKDQCGLRLVCELAQQDPRDLADDEVQILLPYKGAGQSDGTVYGQYDEAAWHGQEGHKCAEHFPLCAFTANQIMDEYRKYVSNNETFTRQQ
- the LOC123518525 gene encoding uncharacterized protein LOC123518525 isoform X2 — translated: MRVSALLAGAWACLLVGDSLVDASPCCGLVAAAAVGGLAFAGGVAVGKHHHHHHHRRHGCSTCGCGGCGGNCGWCGGNYGRRRRRSIVSFIEDAEVQDVYAKIASEDKDQCGLRLVCELAQQDPRDLADDEVQILLPYKGAGQSDGTVYGQYDEAAWHGQEGHKCAEHFPLCAFTANQIMDEYRKYVSNNETFTRQQ